In Primulina huaijiensis isolate GDHJ02 chromosome 6, ASM1229523v2, whole genome shotgun sequence, a single window of DNA contains:
- the LOC140979596 gene encoding rhodanese-like/PpiC domain-containing protein 12, chloroplastic isoform X2, translating to MLRASSCHLSPSIFTTPSPLFALLPAFNYHQIFPISQGQASLSILHRRITHVLPVFRRNYSFFSSKLSGVSGMIGQCSIPKAAASFGTESNSKEARELLVQHLLVKEDDQDLLLELQKRAAEGEDLSDLAVEYSICPSKEEGGMLGWVRRGQMVPEFDEAAFAAPLNKVIRCKTKFGWHLLQVLSEREESVLEDIQPVEFHEKMQNPAFLEDAQLIDVREPEEVAQASLAGFKVLPLRQFGSWGPEILTKLDPQIDTYVLCHHGMRSLQVAKWLQTQGFRRVFNVSGGIHEYAVKADPSVPTY from the exons ATGTTAAGAGCTTCATCTTGCCATCTCTCGCCAAGTATTTTCACAACCCCGTCACCTCTCTTTGCTCTGCTGCCCGCTTTCAACTATCACCAAATCTTCCCCATCTCCCAAGGGCAGGCATCGCTGTCTATTTTACATCGAAGAATCACTCACGTTCTGCCCGTTTTTCGCCGTAATTATAGTTTTTTTAGCTCCAAATTGAGTGGGGTATCCGGAATGATCGGTCAATGTAGCATTCCTAAGGCTGCAG ctTCATTCGGTACTGAAAGTAACTCCAAAGAAGCCAGAGAATTATTGGTGCAGCACTTGCTTGTCAAAGAAGATGATCAGGACCTCTTGCTTGAACTTCAGAAAAGAGCTGCTGAAG GGGAGGATTTAAGTGACTTGGCTGTGGAATACTCTATATGCCCGTCTAAAGAAGAAGGTGGGATGCTTGGTTGGGTGAGAAGAGGGCAGATG GTGCCAGAATTTGATGAAGCCGCTTTTGCTGCTCcattaaataaagttataaggTGCAAGACTAAATTTGGATGGCATTTGTTGCAAGTTCTCTCAGAGAG GGAGGAATCAGTACTTGAAGACATTCAACCTGTTGAGTTTCATGAGAAAATGCAAAATCCAGCGTTTCTTGAAGATGCCCAATTGATTGATGTTCGAGAACCTGAAGAAGT GGCCCAAGCTTCACTGGCAGGTTTCAAGGTTCTTCCACTTCGGCAGTTTGGAAGCTGGGGACCTGAAATTTTGACAAAGTTAGATCCTCAGATTGATACATACGTCCTG TGCCATCATGGTATGCGGTCATTGCAAGTCGCCAAATGGTTGCAGACACAG GGATTCAGGAGAGTATTCAATGTGTCCGGAGGAATTCATGAATATGCTGTGAAAGCAGATCCATCGGTTCCAACCTACTAA
- the LOC140979596 gene encoding rhodanese-like/PpiC domain-containing protein 12, chloroplastic isoform X1, which produces MLRASSCHLSPSIFTTPSPLFALLPAFNYHQIFPISQGQASLSILHRRITHVLPVFRRNYSFFSSKLSGVSGMIGQCSIPKAAASFGTESNSKEARELLVQHLLVKEDDQDLLLELQKRAAEGEDLSDLAVEYSICPSKEEGGMLGWVRRGQMVPEFDEAAFAAPLNKVIRCKTKFGWHLLQVLSEREESVLEDIQPVEFHEKMQNPAFLEDAQLIDVREPEEVAQASLAGFKVLPLRQFGSWGPEILTKLDPQIDTYVLCHHGMRSLQVAKWLQTQFGSPKVCPRPNPSMTLSRLGCDLGQSK; this is translated from the exons ATGTTAAGAGCTTCATCTTGCCATCTCTCGCCAAGTATTTTCACAACCCCGTCACCTCTCTTTGCTCTGCTGCCCGCTTTCAACTATCACCAAATCTTCCCCATCTCCCAAGGGCAGGCATCGCTGTCTATTTTACATCGAAGAATCACTCACGTTCTGCCCGTTTTTCGCCGTAATTATAGTTTTTTTAGCTCCAAATTGAGTGGGGTATCCGGAATGATCGGTCAATGTAGCATTCCTAAGGCTGCAG ctTCATTCGGTACTGAAAGTAACTCCAAAGAAGCCAGAGAATTATTGGTGCAGCACTTGCTTGTCAAAGAAGATGATCAGGACCTCTTGCTTGAACTTCAGAAAAGAGCTGCTGAAG GGGAGGATTTAAGTGACTTGGCTGTGGAATACTCTATATGCCCGTCTAAAGAAGAAGGTGGGATGCTTGGTTGGGTGAGAAGAGGGCAGATG GTGCCAGAATTTGATGAAGCCGCTTTTGCTGCTCcattaaataaagttataaggTGCAAGACTAAATTTGGATGGCATTTGTTGCAAGTTCTCTCAGAGAG GGAGGAATCAGTACTTGAAGACATTCAACCTGTTGAGTTTCATGAGAAAATGCAAAATCCAGCGTTTCTTGAAGATGCCCAATTGATTGATGTTCGAGAACCTGAAGAAGT GGCCCAAGCTTCACTGGCAGGTTTCAAGGTTCTTCCACTTCGGCAGTTTGGAAGCTGGGGACCTGAAATTTTGACAAAGTTAGATCCTCAGATTGATACATACGTCCTG TGCCATCATGGTATGCGGTCATTGCAAGTCGCCAAATGGTTGCAGACACAG TTTGGCTCTCCCAAGGTTTGTCCCCGACCTAATCCAAGCATGACCCTATCACGATTGGGATGTGACCTGGGACAGTCTAAGTAA